A region of the Bacteroidota bacterium genome:
TGGATGAATATGTAATTGGTCAAGACCAAGCTAAAAAAGTGTTGAGTGTGGCTGTATATAATCACTACCAACGTATGAATGCCAAAGGTCATAAACATATTGAGGTAGAGATTGAAAAATCAAATATCCTCTTGGTGGGCGAAACAGGAAGCGGCAAAACTTTACTCGCAAAAACATTAGCCAAAATATTGAATGTACCATTTTGCATAGCTGATGCAACAGTTTTAACTGAAGCTGGTTATGTGGGCGAAGATGTAGAAAGTATTATAAGTCGATTGCTGCAAGCTGCAAATTATGATGTGGCCCAAGCCGAACGTGGAATTGTATTCATTGATGAGATTGACAAAATTTCTCGCAAAAGCGATAACCCCAGCATCACCCGTGATGTAAGTGGCGAAGGAGTGCAGCAAGCCTTGCTCAAAATATTGGAAGGTGCGGTAATAAATGTTCCACCACAAGGTGGCCGCAAACATCCCGAGCAACAATTTGTACAAGTGAATACGGAGAATATATTATTTGTGTGTGGCGGTGCTTTTGAAGGCATCGATAAAATTATTAAAAATAGAGCAAACACACAGAGTATCGGTTATAAAACTGCCGATGAAAAACAAGTTTTCGAGGACAAAGATTATTTGCAATATTTGTCGCCCGAGGATTTGCGTAAATACGGAATGATCCCCGAAATCATTGGTCGTATGCCTGTGCTCGCCCACCTCGATCCATTGAATGCGGAAACGTTAAAACGTATTTTAACCGAGCCGAAAAACGCTTTGGTAAAACAATATAAAGCCTTGTTCGAACTCAGTGGTAAAACTTTGGAGTTCGCTCCAGAAACCATTGATTTTATTGTAGAGAAAGCTATCGAATATAAACTTGGAGCCCGCGGTCTACGTTCGATCTGCGAAAAAATAATGACCGACCACATGTTCGATTTGCCATCGCTCGATATGGTAAAACATGTAACGCTAGGCCCCGAATATGCCCGCCAAAAATTAGAAATTTTCAATATGAAACAGAGTGCTGCTTAACAATTTATTCTTGATATTTGCAACCTTATAAAATTATTCACGAATCAAATAAAAAAATATAATCTTATGTTAAAAAAAATCACCTTATCAATTCTCGCCATCTTTTTGGCCAATGCTTTTGCATTTTCTCAATGTTCTAAAACTTATACCGGAACAGGTGTATACCCTCCTCAGTTGCCCGATGCCTATGAGCAAGTGCAGTTCAGTCAAGAAGTAGATTTTACTTTCCCTGTTGATACCACAGTACAAAGCTTCTCGGTGCATATTGACAGTTTGCACATATCAAAAGTAGTGGGCTTTCCTGGAACTAATTTTACTTTCA
Encoded here:
- the clpX gene encoding ATP-dependent Clp protease ATP-binding subunit ClpX; translation: MAKKNKEEFCSFCGVPATPFLFMLAGIEGALICESCIQSATEIYAEANGNGKNKSKNKEGHAHKELKLLKPHDIKKHLDEYVIGQDQAKKVLSVAVYNHYQRMNAKGHKHIEVEIEKSNILLVGETGSGKTLLAKTLAKILNVPFCIADATVLTEAGYVGEDVESIISRLLQAANYDVAQAERGIVFIDEIDKISRKSDNPSITRDVSGEGVQQALLKILEGAVINVPPQGGRKHPEQQFVQVNTENILFVCGGAFEGIDKIIKNRANTQSIGYKTADEKQVFEDKDYLQYLSPEDLRKYGMIPEIIGRMPVLAHLDPLNAETLKRILTEPKNALVKQYKALFELSGKTLEFAPETIDFIVEKAIEYKLGARGLRSICEKIMTDHMFDLPSLDMVKHVTLGPEYARQKLEIFNMKQSAA